In the genome of Flexistipes sinusarabici DSM 4947, one region contains:
- a CDS encoding MBL fold metallo-hydrolase, translated as MKVTFLTDNYTDSRNLLAEHGFSCLINFEKYNFLFDTGQTISMAHNSDILGKSLDTLDAVFLSHGHYDHTGGLGYISNKKNKTVVYCSSKIADNHRKKNAEDEYKYIGIENQILKEQNLNFYYINDSIHLTPNIIFTHINRYDDFDSDKNLYIKEGEKYTKDPFRDEMFLILQESDGLTIITGCSHRGILNIVRTAINITGANTIKNLIGGFHLFRSSDSEIIEIAEKLNRYNIGHIITGHCTGLNGLFVLKNICRNKITPIKSGLTLTLN; from the coding sequence ATGAAAGTGACTTTCCTGACAGATAACTATACTGATTCGCGAAATCTGCTTGCCGAACACGGCTTTTCATGTCTGATAAATTTTGAAAAATATAATTTTCTCTTCGATACAGGGCAGACAATTTCAATGGCACATAATTCTGATATTCTAGGAAAATCTTTGGATACACTGGATGCTGTATTCCTAAGCCACGGTCATTATGACCATACAGGCGGACTTGGATATATCAGTAACAAAAAAAACAAAACGGTGGTGTACTGCAGCAGTAAAATAGCTGATAATCACAGAAAGAAAAATGCGGAAGACGAATATAAATACATAGGTATAGAAAACCAAATACTTAAAGAGCAAAACCTAAACTTTTATTATATAAATGATTCAATCCATTTGACACCGAATATAATTTTCACTCATATAAACCGATATGATGACTTTGATTCGGACAAAAATCTGTATATTAAAGAGGGGGAAAAATATACAAAAGATCCTTTCAGAGATGAGATGTTTTTAATATTACAGGAATCAGACGGATTAACAATAATTACAGGCTGCTCCCACAGGGGAATATTGAATATTGTAAGAACCGCTATTAATATAACAGGAGCAAATACAATAAAAAATCTCATAGGGGGATTTCATCTTTTCAGAAGCAGCGATAGTGAAATAATTGAAATTGCTGAAAAGTTAAACAGATACAACATAGGACATATTATAACCGGTCACTGTACCGGTCTAAACGGATTGTTTGTTTTAAAAAATATCTGCAGAAATAAAATCACTCCCATAAAATCCGGATTGACATTAACATTAAACTAA
- a CDS encoding GntR family transcriptional regulator, translating to MLTNCNDFYTVDCRQWGEMVEVLEKNTYKDLVVKQIYHMILNGEMNSGDRVIESSLSKNFGISRAPVREALRELITEGILKYKPQVGYYVTEITTEQILDTYETRGLLEGYAIRTALDLFSRDDIDNLKRYIDDMEFFAFEGEHLKFIEAGGKFHEYMFCKSPNFELVEFTKKLSHKSHIFFNKYWMKIYSPENIRKRHECIIDTISKKDGGMLESVIRDHYMSTAAKISELI from the coding sequence ATGTTGACAAACTGCAATGATTTTTATACCGTCGATTGTCGACAATGGGGTGAGATGGTGGAAGTTCTCGAAAAGAATACGTATAAGGACCTTGTGGTAAAACAGATTTACCATATGATACTCAACGGCGAAATGAACAGCGGAGACCGGGTAATTGAAAGCAGTTTGTCTAAAAATTTCGGCATAAGCAGGGCACCGGTCAGAGAGGCTCTCAGAGAGTTGATTACTGAAGGTATACTCAAATACAAGCCTCAGGTAGGCTACTATGTTACGGAAATAACCACAGAGCAGATTCTGGATACCTATGAAACAAGAGGTCTCCTGGAAGGATATGCGATAAGAACGGCTCTTGATTTGTTCAGCAGGGATGATATTGACAATTTGAAAAGGTATATAGATGATATGGAATTTTTTGCTTTTGAAGGGGAGCATTTAAAATTTATAGAAGCGGGTGGTAAATTTCATGAATATATGTTCTGTAAATCACCGAATTTTGAGCTGGTTGAATTTACCAAGAAATTATCACATAAATCTCATATATTTTTTAATAAATACTGGATGAAGATTTACAGTCCTGAAAACATTAGAAAACGCCATGAGTGTATTATTGATACCATAAGCAAAAAAGACGGCGGAATGCTGGAATCTGTGATTAGAGACCATTATATGTCAACTGCAGCAAAAATATCTGAATTGATATAA
- a CDS encoding DUF1992 domain-containing protein, with product MDAVTAMAENKIKEAIENGELDNIKGKGRPLHLEDLSRIPEELRAGYILLKNSGVLPKEINLKNEIKKLEDLLDYCYDDKEYRKIKFKLNEKILHYNILMDKKGKTAAHLEYENKILGKLQKG from the coding sequence ATGGATGCAGTTACAGCAATGGCCGAAAATAAAATAAAAGAAGCAATTGAAAATGGTGAATTGGATAATATCAAAGGTAAAGGCAGGCCTTTACATCTGGAAGATTTGAGCAGAATCCCCGAAGAGCTGCGTGCAGGCTATATACTATTAAAAAATTCAGGGGTTTTACCGAAGGAAATAAATTTGAAAAATGAAATAAAGAAACTGGAAGATCTGCTGGATTATTGTTATGATGATAAAGAATACAGAAAAATAAAATTTAAACTCAATGAAAAAATACTTCACTACAATATTTTAATGGATAAGAAGGGAAAAACAGCTGCCCACCTGGAGTATGAAAACAAGATTCTGGGCAAACTGCAAAAAGGTTAA
- a CDS encoding glutamine synthetase family protein, whose amino-acid sequence MLSSSKSDIDRYLKKADITKIFFKDLNGRTKSLSVNPSDMDKILENGVGIDGSSIAGIATVDNSDRILKPVAESFKIVPFTDKKVAFFTGKLFDQDGSRSSVDPRAVLEKMIETAAKNYGMKFTFGPEHEFFLLKRDEFSNDIHTDKLDYFGSGPSDSGEIVRHEIVNVLEKCGIKFEKTHHEVTSSQHEINLEPGEPLSIADRTVLFEYVTKEIAAECGMYATFMSKPFTGFNRNAFHIHASFSDTENNNLCYDADDEYGLSDKMKNFIGGIIKYARESSIIFASTLNSYKAYVMNREAPIVRGWGLRNRSSMVRIPYTAEPAATRFELRCADATGNVYLKFATLIAMGLRGIDERLDPGKPDMGNTYKKNYTPKVLDRRFLPRDFYEALMESEKSKFLKEVLGEDLFNNYIILKLADWEDHRTTITNIEHKKYLSI is encoded by the coding sequence ATGCTATCTTCGAGCAAATCGGATATAGACAGATATCTCAAAAAAGCTGATATAACAAAAATTTTTTTCAAGGATTTAAACGGAAGGACAAAAAGTCTTTCCGTAAATCCTTCCGACATGGATAAAATTCTGGAAAACGGGGTGGGGATTGACGGCAGTTCAATTGCCGGTATTGCCACAGTGGACAACAGTGACAGAATACTTAAGCCTGTTGCTGAAAGCTTTAAAATAGTGCCGTTTACAGATAAAAAGGTGGCTTTTTTCACCGGTAAACTTTTTGATCAGGACGGGTCTCGCTCCAGTGTTGATCCCAGGGCTGTTCTGGAAAAAATGATTGAAACAGCCGCTAAAAATTACGGGATGAAGTTTACTTTCGGGCCTGAGCATGAGTTTTTTCTTCTAAAAAGAGATGAGTTCAGCAATGACATACACACGGATAAACTTGATTATTTTGGTTCAGGGCCCAGTGATTCGGGTGAGATTGTCAGACATGAAATCGTCAATGTTCTTGAAAAATGCGGAATCAAGTTTGAAAAAACCCATCATGAAGTTACATCCTCTCAGCACGAAATCAATCTTGAGCCCGGAGAACCTTTGAGTATTGCCGACAGAACCGTCTTGTTTGAATATGTTACCAAGGAAATTGCTGCTGAGTGCGGTATGTACGCAACATTTATGTCCAAACCTTTTACAGGATTTAACAGAAATGCTTTTCATATACATGCATCCTTTTCGGATACGGAAAATAATAATCTATGCTATGATGCTGATGATGAATACGGTTTAAGTGATAAAATGAAAAACTTTATAGGCGGAATTATCAAATATGCCAGGGAATCTTCTATAATATTTGCATCAACACTGAATTCTTACAAAGCTTATGTAATGAACCGTGAAGCTCCGATAGTAAGAGGTTGGGGGCTGCGTAACAGAAGTTCCATGGTGAGAATTCCTTATACCGCTGAGCCTGCGGCCACCAGGTTTGAGCTCAGATGTGCCGATGCCACAGGTAACGTTTATCTAAAATTTGCAACGCTGATTGCAATGGGATTACGTGGAATCGATGAAAGGCTCGATCCCGGCAAACCGGATATGGGCAATACATACAAAAAAAACTACACACCAAAAGTTCTTGACAGGCGTTTTTTGCCGAGAGACTTTTATGAAGCGTTGATGGAATCGGAAAAGAGCAAGTTTTTAAAAGAAGTGCTCGGTGAAGATCTTTTCAATAACTATATAATACTTAAGCTGGCCGACTGGGAAGACCACAGAACAACTATTACCAATATTGAGCATAAAAAATATTTATCTATTTAG
- a CDS encoding KamA family radical SAM protein, translating into MAEEWKEQLKNSVNTVEDLEKIVNLTDDERKALTSLKTRWGATPYYASLMDKDDPNCPVRRQIIPSMEETKNVYGMDEYLVWKENRAVGEKRPDSIARQYKDRVAFTVIEVCGIYCRHCFRKEVVVSQNLKLRFDVDEGIEWIRQHEEVRDILITGGDPFLLSDEKLDYIIKSLQDIEHVEMIRFGTRLPVVLPHRITEGLKKVLSRYHRVPIWINTQVNHPKELTEEVRKAVFKLLKCGVNVGNQAVLLKGINDDVETFRELHQKLLRWRIRPYYVFYCEPAPGIDHFRTPVLKGAELIRDAIRGHTTGLAQPMYVIATNIGKIPLMPDYYIQGSDEEYFYLRNYKGEETKIPNMPE; encoded by the coding sequence GTGGCCGAAGAATGGAAAGAGCAGCTTAAAAACAGTGTGAATACTGTGGAGGATTTAGAGAAAATTGTCAATTTAACGGATGATGAGAGGAAGGCTTTAACCTCTCTTAAAACGAGATGGGGTGCAACACCTTACTATGCTTCCTTAATGGACAAAGATGACCCTAATTGTCCCGTAAGGAGGCAGATTATTCCCTCTATGGAAGAAACAAAAAACGTTTATGGAATGGATGAATATCTTGTGTGGAAAGAAAACAGAGCAGTTGGAGAGAAACGACCGGACAGTATAGCCAGACAATATAAAGACAGAGTAGCTTTTACTGTAATTGAAGTCTGCGGGATTTATTGCAGACACTGTTTCCGCAAAGAAGTGGTTGTCAGCCAGAATCTAAAGCTGAGATTTGATGTGGATGAAGGGATTGAATGGATAAGGCAGCATGAAGAAGTAAGGGATATCCTTATTACTGGTGGTGATCCCTTCTTACTTAGTGATGAAAAACTGGACTATATTATTAAGAGTCTTCAGGATATTGAGCATGTGGAAATGATAAGATTCGGTACAAGGCTCCCCGTTGTACTTCCTCACAGAATTACAGAAGGTCTGAAAAAGGTTTTAAGCCGCTATCACAGAGTCCCGATATGGATAAATACCCAGGTTAATCATCCTAAGGAGCTTACAGAGGAAGTGAGAAAAGCTGTATTTAAACTGCTTAAATGCGGCGTGAATGTAGGAAATCAGGCAGTTCTCTTAAAAGGAATCAATGATGATGTGGAGACATTCAGAGAGCTTCATCAGAAGCTGCTCAGATGGAGAATCCGCCCCTATTATGTTTTTTACTGCGAACCGGCTCCTGGTATCGATCATTTCAGAACCCCGGTTCTCAAAGGTGCTGAGTTGATCAGGGATGCCATAAGAGGCCATACCACTGGTCTTGCGCAGCCTATGTATGTGATTGCAACCAATATAGGCAAGATTCCGCTGATGCCCGATTATTATATTCAAGGCAGTGATGAAGAGTATTTTTATCTCAGGAACTATAAAGGAGAGGAAACTAAGATACCCAATATGCCGGAATAA
- a CDS encoding phosphomannose isomerase type II C-terminal cupin domain — protein sequence MNQKAFYTENRPWGSFTVIDSGEKYKLKRIEVLPHKRLSLQKHMFRDEYWTIIQGKGEVQIEDAVIEAGPGKMYHIPRESRHRISNKSNIKLIFFEVQMGDKLEENDIIRYEDDYGRIKNG from the coding sequence ATGAATCAGAAAGCATTTTATACGGAAAACAGACCGTGGGGCAGTTTCACGGTAATCGACAGCGGAGAAAAATATAAATTAAAACGTATAGAAGTCTTACCTCACAAACGTCTGAGCCTGCAAAAGCATATGTTTAGGGATGAATACTGGACAATAATCCAGGGGAAGGGTGAGGTGCAGATTGAAGATGCTGTCATAGAGGCGGGTCCGGGTAAAATGTATCATATTCCCAGAGAATCAAGACACAGAATCAGCAACAAGTCAAATATAAAACTGATTTTTTTCGAGGTGCAGATGGGCGATAAATTAGAGGAGAATGATATAATAAGATATGAAGATGATTACGGAAGAATAAAAAATGGATAA
- a CDS encoding glycosyltransferase family 4 protein translates to MDNIKNIGFVSTRIEGTDGVSLEIEKWAQVLERNNFNCFYFAGRCDREPDKSLVVPEAFFDHPEIKEIQNKCIGSTHRSTETSDKIHKISDFLKSKLYKFIKKFDIHLLIVENALAIPMNIPLGLAITEFTVETCFPVIAHHHDFYWERDRFIINAAKDYLDSAFPPKLTSIKHVTINSLASEQLSLRKGISNIVIPNVYDFSKEPDKTSSKTCSEIRKVAGLEKDDIMVLQPTRVVPRKWIERAVETVYLMNLKEPKLFISHVASDEGKNYFKRIKNYSNILGVEIVTLDKYVGSERNVKKNNNKKYTIGNMYDCADIITYPSGYEGFGNAFLETIYHKKPIIVNRYSIFIADIEPKDFDVITFDGFITEETVQNALNLLKDKERLEHMVEKNYKLGMRFFSYEVLEFHLLGLIKSLSLRGC, encoded by the coding sequence ATGGATAATATAAAAAATATAGGTTTTGTTTCCACCAGAATTGAAGGAACCGACGGTGTATCCCTGGAAATAGAAAAATGGGCACAGGTTCTGGAAAGAAATAACTTCAACTGCTTTTATTTTGCAGGCAGATGTGACAGAGAACCTGATAAATCATTGGTTGTCCCGGAAGCTTTTTTCGATCATCCGGAAATTAAAGAAATTCAGAATAAATGTATAGGCTCAACTCACAGAAGTACTGAAACATCAGATAAAATCCACAAAATAAGTGATTTTCTAAAATCGAAGCTTTATAAATTTATAAAAAAATTTGATATCCATTTGCTCATTGTGGAGAATGCTCTGGCCATTCCGATGAATATTCCTCTGGGGTTAGCTATAACCGAATTCACTGTTGAAACATGTTTCCCGGTAATAGCTCACCACCACGATTTCTACTGGGAAAGGGACAGATTTATAATAAATGCAGCCAAAGACTATCTGGACAGTGCATTCCCTCCGAAACTCACTTCCATAAAACATGTGACTATAAACTCACTGGCAAGTGAACAGCTCAGCCTGAGAAAAGGGATTTCAAACATTGTAATCCCAAACGTTTACGACTTTTCAAAAGAACCTGATAAAACATCCTCTAAAACTTGCAGTGAAATCAGAAAAGTTGCCGGACTTGAAAAGGATGATATTATGGTTTTACAGCCCACACGCGTTGTTCCGAGAAAATGGATTGAACGGGCAGTTGAAACAGTCTATCTTATGAATCTGAAAGAACCGAAGCTCTTCATTTCTCACGTCGCATCAGATGAAGGGAAAAATTACTTCAAACGAATAAAAAATTATTCCAATATACTCGGAGTGGAAATTGTCACCCTTGATAAATACGTCGGTTCAGAAAGAAATGTAAAAAAGAATAACAATAAAAAATATACAATAGGTAATATGTACGATTGTGCAGATATAATAACTTATCCTTCAGGATATGAAGGGTTCGGTAATGCATTTCTTGAAACGATTTATCATAAAAAACCGATAATTGTTAACCGATATTCGATATTTATAGCTGACATTGAGCCTAAAGACTTTGACGTAATAACGTTTGACGGTTTTATTACTGAAGAAACCGTTCAAAATGCTCTGAATTTACTGAAAGATAAAGAGAGACTTGAACATATGGTTGAAAAAAACTACAAACTTGGAATGCGTTTTTTCTCATACGAGGTTCTGGAATTTCATCTGCTTGGCCTCATAAAATCTCTATCATTGAGGGGATGTTAG